One window of Pectobacterium carotovorum genomic DNA carries:
- a CDS encoding YihD family protein, with protein sequence MKCHRVNELIELLHPAWQKEPDLNLVQFLQNLAQEAGFEGQLNELTDDILIYHLKMRDADKEQVIPGLKKDYEEDFKTALLRARGVIKD encoded by the coding sequence ATGAAATGTCATCGCGTTAATGAGCTTATTGAACTGTTGCACCCAGCCTGGCAAAAAGAACCCGATTTAAATCTGGTGCAATTTTTACAAAACCTTGCACAGGAGGCGGGGTTCGAGGGGCAGTTAAATGAACTGACTGATGATATCCTTATTTACCATCTAAAAATGCGTGATGCAGATAAAGAACAAGTCATCCCCGGTTTGAAGAAGGACTACGAAGAAGATTTTAAGACAGCTTTGCTTCGTGCCCGGGGAGTTATTAAAGACTAG
- a CDS encoding serine/threonine protein kinase, which translates to MNSSIFNFQTLFPDLIVDALLDVGLRVDSGLTALNSYENRVYQFADEDRKRFVVKFYRPERWSAAQIQEEHIFAQQLAQDEVPIVAPILLNGQTLNVYEGFHFAVFPSVGGRQYEMDNEDQLEWVGRFLGRIHQTGQKSLFIERPTIGVNEYLHEPYRLLETCPLIPKIHRHDFLQATRQLIDTVETYWHNDWRPLRLHGDCHPGNILWRDGPLFVDLDDARNGPAIQDLWMLLHGDRREQRIQLDILLEAYSEFAEFQEKELALIEPLRAMRQVYYLAWVARRWEDPAFPKNFPWMTDADFWSKQTAIFIGQTQLLQEPPLQLMPMY; encoded by the coding sequence ATGAATAGTTCGATATTTAATTTTCAGACGCTATTCCCAGATCTGATCGTGGATGCCTTGCTGGATGTTGGGCTGCGCGTTGATTCTGGTTTAACGGCATTAAACAGTTATGAGAATCGGGTGTACCAGTTTGCGGATGAAGATCGTAAACGATTCGTGGTGAAATTTTATCGCCCGGAACGGTGGAGCGCCGCACAGATTCAGGAAGAGCATATTTTTGCCCAGCAATTGGCACAAGATGAAGTTCCTATTGTTGCTCCCATCTTGCTTAATGGGCAAACGCTGAATGTCTACGAAGGATTTCATTTTGCCGTATTCCCCAGCGTGGGCGGGCGGCAGTATGAAATGGATAATGAAGACCAGCTAGAGTGGGTCGGTCGTTTTCTCGGCCGGATTCACCAGACGGGACAGAAATCGTTATTCATCGAGCGTCCGACGATTGGGGTAAATGAATATCTGCATGAACCTTATCGGCTGTTGGAGACATGTCCGCTAATACCGAAAATACATCGACATGATTTTTTACAGGCGACTCGTCAACTGATTGATACAGTTGAAACTTATTGGCATAACGACTGGCGGCCACTGCGTCTGCATGGGGATTGTCATCCAGGCAATATTTTGTGGCGTGATGGCCCGCTATTTGTGGATTTGGATGATGCCCGCAATGGCCCGGCAATACAGGATTTATGGATGCTGTTGCACGGTGACCGTCGTGAACAACGTATTCAACTGGATATCTTGTTAGAAGCCTATAGCGAATTTGCGGAATTTCAGGAGAAAGAGCTCGCGCTGATTGAGCCTCTTCGTGCGATGCGGCAGGTTTATTATCTGGCTTGGGTTGCCCGTCGCTGGGAAGATCCCGCTTTTCCGAAAAATTTCCCTTGGATGACGGATGCTGATTTCTGGTCGAAGCAAACGGCAATATTTATTGGGCAAACTCAGCTGTTGCAGGAACCTCCTCTACAGCTAATGCCAATGTACTGA
- the dsbA gene encoding thiol:disulfide interchange protein DsbA — protein sequence MKKLWFALIGVVLAFSASAAEFSDGKQYVELDKPATQEPQVLEFFSFYCPHCYQFEQVYHVPDAVKKALPEGTKMTRYHVDFLGPLGKNLTQAWAVAMALGVEDKITPLMFDAVQKTQTVQKPEDIREVFVKAGVSAEEFDGALNSFVVKSLVAQQEKAAADLQLRGVPAMFVNGKYMIKNDGLDTSSMDGYVKQYADVVKFLITKK from the coding sequence ATGAAAAAATTATGGTTTGCGCTGATTGGCGTTGTTCTGGCATTTAGTGCTTCTGCTGCAGAGTTTTCTGACGGCAAGCAATATGTAGAATTAGATAAACCTGCAACCCAAGAGCCTCAGGTTCTAGAGTTCTTCTCATTCTATTGCCCGCACTGCTATCAATTTGAACAGGTTTACCACGTTCCAGATGCAGTAAAAAAAGCGTTGCCAGAGGGTACGAAGATGACACGTTATCACGTGGACTTCTTGGGTCCATTGGGTAAAAACCTGACGCAGGCATGGGCTGTCGCTATGGCGCTGGGCGTCGAAGATAAAATTACCCCGCTGATGTTTGATGCGGTTCAGAAAACACAGACTGTACAAAAACCGGAAGATATTCGCGAAGTCTTTGTGAAAGCCGGCGTGAGTGCGGAAGAATTTGATGGTGCTCTGAATAGCTTTGTTGTGAAATCTCTGGTTGCCCAGCAGGAAAAAGCGGCCGCTGATTTACAATTACGCGGCGTTCCAGCCATGTTCGTTAACGGTAAATATATGATCAAGAATGATGGTCTTGATACCAGTTCAATGGATGGGTATGTAAAACAGTACGCTGACGTGGTGAAGTTCCTCATTACCAAGAAGTAA
- the polA gene encoding DNA polymerase I — protein MAQIAENPLILVDGSSYLYRAYHAFPPLTNSAGEATGAMYGVLNMLRSLLLQYQPSHVAVVFDAKGKTFRDELFENYKAHRPPMPEDLREQIEPLHKMVKAMGLPLLAVSGVEADDVIGTLAVQAEKVGKSVLISTGDKDMAQLVTPSVTLINTMNNSILGPQEVCDKYGIPPELIIDFLALMGDASDNIPGVPGVGEKTAQALLQGLGGLDSLYANLDKIAGLSFRGAKTMAPKLEQHKEVAYLSYQLATIKTDVELELSCDQLTVNELDVDELHRLFSRYEFKRWLSDVESGTWMQGKKSSQPVQAVSNAVVEQVAEEDNAPTLSADGYVTILDEKTLLDWVERLKQAEVFAFDTETDGLDTLTANLIGLSFAIKPGEAAYLPLAHDYLDAPEQLDRTKVLALFKPLLEDEKLLKIGQNLKFDKGVMQRYDIDLRGIAFDTMLESYVLDSVAGRHDMDSLAERYLSHKTITFEEIAGKGKNQLTFNQIALEQAGPYAAEDADVTLHLHQKLWGKLQPHTDLCQVFQTIDMPLVPVLSRIERTGVLIDPAILAEHSKELTIRLAELETQAYELAGEEFNLSSTKQLQGILYEKQKLPILKKTPKGAPSTNEEVLAELALDYPLPKLILEYRGLAKLKSTYTDKLPLMINPATKRVHTSYHQAVTATGRLSSSDPNLQNIPVRNDEGRRIRQAFIAPKGYSIVAADYSQIELRIMAHLSGDKGLLNAFANGLDIHRATASEVFGTALDKVTSEQRRSAKAINFGLIYGMSAFGLSRQLNIPRSESQKYMNLYFERYPGVQDYMERTRQQAAEHGYVSTLDGRRLYLPDIHSRNAMARKGAERAAINAPMQGTAADIIKKAMIAIDDWLQKDTPKVKMIMQVHDELVFEIHDSVIEESISKIKALMEGCMQLNVPLQVDIGTGMNWDEAH, from the coding sequence ATGGCTCAGATTGCAGAAAATCCTTTAATACTGGTAGACGGTTCATCCTATTTGTATCGTGCTTATCACGCTTTCCCACCGTTAACAAACAGCGCGGGAGAAGCCACCGGTGCAATGTATGGCGTACTGAATATGCTACGCAGTTTGCTGTTGCAATATCAGCCCAGCCACGTTGCCGTCGTTTTTGATGCGAAAGGGAAAACGTTTCGCGATGAACTGTTTGAAAATTATAAGGCTCACCGTCCACCGATGCCGGAGGATCTACGCGAGCAAATAGAGCCTCTGCATAAGATGGTGAAAGCGATGGGGCTGCCGCTTCTGGCGGTTTCCGGCGTAGAAGCGGACGATGTGATTGGCACGCTCGCGGTGCAGGCGGAAAAAGTGGGTAAGTCGGTGCTGATTAGTACCGGCGATAAAGATATGGCGCAGTTGGTGACGCCGAGTGTGACGCTCATCAATACCATGAATAACTCGATTCTTGGCCCACAGGAAGTGTGCGATAAGTACGGTATCCCTCCTGAGCTGATTATCGATTTCCTCGCGCTGATGGGCGATGCATCGGATAACATTCCTGGTGTACCTGGCGTCGGTGAAAAAACGGCTCAGGCACTATTGCAAGGGCTCGGTGGGCTGGACTCGCTGTATGCCAATCTTGATAAAATTGCCGGACTTTCCTTCCGTGGTGCGAAAACCATGGCGCCGAAGCTGGAACAGCACAAAGAAGTGGCCTACCTCTCTTATCAACTGGCCACCATTAAAACGGATGTCGAGCTGGAGCTCAGCTGCGATCAGCTCACCGTTAACGAGCTGGATGTAGATGAGCTACATCGTCTTTTTTCCCGTTATGAATTTAAACGCTGGTTATCAGATGTTGAATCAGGCACCTGGATGCAAGGTAAAAAGAGCAGCCAGCCTGTTCAGGCGGTGAGTAACGCGGTGGTTGAGCAAGTTGCTGAAGAAGATAACGCGCCTACGCTTTCTGCCGACGGTTATGTCACGATTCTTGATGAAAAAACGCTGCTCGATTGGGTTGAACGTTTAAAACAGGCTGAGGTTTTCGCTTTTGATACGGAAACCGACGGGCTGGATACGCTCACCGCCAATCTGATTGGTCTGTCATTTGCGATTAAGCCAGGTGAAGCGGCTTATCTGCCGTTGGCGCATGACTATCTGGATGCGCCAGAACAGTTGGATCGCACCAAGGTGTTGGCCTTGTTCAAACCGCTGCTGGAAGATGAGAAGCTGCTTAAGATTGGTCAGAATCTCAAATTTGATAAAGGCGTGATGCAGCGGTATGACATCGATTTACGCGGCATCGCGTTTGATACCATGCTTGAATCTTACGTGCTCGACAGCGTGGCGGGCCGCCACGATATGGATAGCCTGGCCGAACGCTATCTGAGCCACAAAACCATTACTTTTGAAGAGATCGCGGGTAAGGGAAAAAATCAGCTGACGTTTAATCAGATTGCGCTGGAACAGGCTGGGCCTTATGCAGCCGAGGATGCGGACGTTACGCTGCATCTGCACCAGAAGCTCTGGGGGAAACTCCAGCCGCATACCGATCTGTGCCAGGTTTTCCAGACTATTGATATGCCGTTGGTGCCGGTTTTATCCCGCATCGAGCGTACGGGCGTGCTGATCGATCCTGCCATTCTCGCGGAACACTCAAAAGAGCTCACAATCCGTTTGGCGGAGCTGGAAACACAAGCGTATGAGCTGGCGGGCGAAGAGTTCAATCTCTCATCGACCAAGCAGCTACAGGGCATTCTGTATGAAAAGCAAAAGCTGCCGATTCTGAAGAAAACGCCAAAAGGCGCGCCGTCAACCAATGAAGAAGTGTTGGCTGAACTGGCGCTGGATTACCCTCTGCCGAAGCTGATCTTGGAATATCGTGGTTTGGCCAAGCTGAAATCTACTTACACCGATAAGCTGCCGCTGATGATCAATCCGGCGACGAAGCGTGTGCATACGTCTTATCATCAGGCAGTTACTGCGACCGGGCGTTTGTCTTCCAGCGATCCGAACCTGCAAAACATCCCGGTGCGTAATGACGAAGGACGCCGTATTCGTCAGGCGTTCATTGCGCCTAAGGGCTACAGCATTGTTGCGGCGGACTACTCGCAGATCGAACTGCGTATCATGGCACACTTATCGGGTGATAAAGGGTTGTTGAATGCGTTCGCGAACGGGCTGGATATCCACCGGGCAACGGCATCAGAAGTGTTTGGTACCGCGCTGGATAAGGTGACATCGGAACAGCGTCGCAGTGCGAAAGCGATCAACTTCGGTCTGATCTATGGCATGAGCGCGTTTGGCTTGTCGCGTCAGTTGAATATTCCCCGTAGCGAATCGCAGAAATACATGAACCTGTATTTTGAGCGTTATCCCGGTGTGCAGGATTACATGGAGCGTACACGCCAACAGGCCGCGGAACATGGCTATGTGTCCACGCTTGACGGTCGCCGTCTCTATCTGCCTGATATCCATTCTCGTAATGCGATGGCGCGCAAAGGTGCGGAACGTGCGGCGATTAACGCCCCAATGCAGGGCACCGCTGCTGATATTATTAAGAAAGCGATGATCGCGATTGACGATTGGCTACAGAAAGACACGCCGAAGGTGAAGATGATCATGCAGGTTCACGATGAATTGGTTTTCGAGATTCATGATTCGGTTATTGAAGAATCCATTAGTAAAATCAAAGCATTAATGGAAGGTTGTATGCAATTGAATGTTCCATTACAGGTAGACATCGGTACGGGCATGAACTGGGATGAAGCACATTAA
- a CDS encoding YihA family ribosome biogenesis GTP-binding protein: MTQQYNYHMTRFIISAPDIRHLATDSGIEVAFAGRSNAGKSSALNTLTNQKNLARTSKTPGRTQLINLFQVVDGVRLVDLPGYGYAEVPEQMKIKWQRALGEYLQKRNSLKGLVVLMDIRHPLKDLDQQMIQWAVDVQLPVLVLLTKADKLASGARKTQLNMVREAVLPFMGDIQVEAFSSLKKLGVDKLRQKLDNWFSTLEHAEEEQEAE, from the coding sequence GTGACGCAGCAATATAACTACCACATGACGCGTTTTATCATCAGCGCCCCGGATATTCGCCATCTGGCAACAGATAGCGGTATTGAAGTGGCCTTTGCTGGGCGCTCTAATGCCGGAAAATCCAGCGCGCTTAACACGTTGACCAACCAGAAAAATCTGGCACGAACCAGTAAAACGCCGGGCCGTACTCAGTTGATTAACCTGTTCCAAGTGGTAGACGGCGTGCGTTTGGTCGACCTTCCCGGCTATGGTTATGCCGAAGTGCCGGAGCAAATGAAGATCAAATGGCAACGTGCGCTCGGTGAATACCTGCAAAAGCGTAACAGCCTTAAGGGGCTGGTTGTACTGATGGATATTCGCCATCCGCTGAAAGATCTCGATCAGCAAATGATTCAGTGGGCTGTTGATGTCCAGCTCCCAGTCTTAGTGCTGCTGACCAAAGCCGATAAGTTAGCTTCAGGCGCACGTAAGACACAGTTGAACATGGTTCGCGAGGCTGTCTTGCCATTTATGGGTGATATTCAGGTCGAAGCATTTTCGTCACTGAAAAAGCTCGGCGTCGATAAACTACGACAGAAACTGGATAACTGGTTCAGCACGCTGGAACACGCTGAAGAAGAACAAGAAGCAGAGTAA
- the yihI gene encoding Der GTPase-activating protein YihI, with amino-acid sequence MNRPVKGAADKAGKPKVKRKTREELEREARERKKDKKHRGNASGSRTQEKASTDQRSGQRKVADPRIGSKKPVQLGVLDSAVAKPKPKSKPSEPVEKVVVAKPTMSPEEELEMLENDARLDALLDRLDSGETLSAKDQSWVDETLDRIDILMEELGIELGDDDEEEQQEDMLQLLKRNNPKDTF; translated from the coding sequence ATGAACCGACCTGTCAAAGGGGCTGCCGATAAGGCAGGGAAACCCAAAGTGAAAAGAAAGACCCGCGAAGAGCTGGAGCGTGAAGCGCGCGAGCGGAAAAAAGATAAAAAGCATCGTGGCAACGCGTCGGGTAGCCGAACTCAGGAAAAAGCGTCTACCGATCAGCGTTCTGGTCAGCGTAAAGTCGCCGATCCGCGTATCGGCAGCAAAAAGCCTGTACAGCTTGGCGTGTTAGACAGCGCTGTGGCTAAACCGAAACCTAAGTCGAAGCCTTCTGAGCCTGTTGAGAAAGTCGTTGTTGCCAAGCCGACAATGTCACCGGAAGAAGAGCTGGAAATGTTAGAAAACGATGCGCGTCTGGATGCCTTGTTGGATCGTCTGGATAGCGGCGAGACGCTGAGTGCCAAAGATCAGTCATGGGTTGATGAAACGCTGGATCGTATCGATATCCTGATGGAAGAGCTTGGGATCGAGCTGGGTGATGATGACGAAGAAGAGCAGCAGGAAGATATGTTGCAGCTTTTGAAGCGTAATAACCCGAAAGACACGTTCTAA
- the hemN gene encoding oxygen-independent coproporphyrinogen III oxidase, giving the protein MSIPSVDWDLALIQKYNYSGPRYTSYPTALEFSEAYDEPAFQQAIARYPQRPLSLYIHIPFCHRLCYFCGCNKLVTRQQHKADEYLDVLELEIRQRAPLFVGRTVTQLHWGGGTPTYLNKVQISRLMSLLRELFSFSDQAELSLEVDPREIELDVLDHLRAEGFNRLSMGVQDFNKDVQKLVNREQDEDFIFALIERAKALGFTSTNIDLIYGLPKQTPESFAFTLQRVAELNPHRLSVFNYAHLPSLFAAQRKIKEADLPSAEQKLDILQQTIGSLTESGYQFIGMDHFARPDDELAVAQREGKLHRNFQGYTTQGDSDLLGMGVSAISMIGDSYAQNQKELKQYYAQVKDQGNGLWRGLQLTRDDCLRRDVIKTLICNFQLSYAPIEAEYAIDFKTYFEQDLALLAPLVADGLVDSQEDGLVVTPKGRLLIRNICMCFDVYLRNKLRTQQFSRVI; this is encoded by the coding sequence ATGTCGATACCGTCCGTTGACTGGGATCTGGCCCTGATTCAAAAATATAACTATTCTGGGCCGCGTTATACGTCTTATCCCACAGCGTTAGAATTCAGTGAAGCTTACGATGAGCCGGCGTTTCAGCAGGCCATCGCCCGTTATCCGCAGCGACCGCTGTCGTTGTATATCCACATCCCTTTTTGCCATCGGCTGTGCTATTTCTGCGGCTGTAATAAGCTGGTTACGCGTCAGCAGCATAAAGCGGATGAATACCTTGATGTGTTGGAGCTGGAAATTCGCCAGCGTGCGCCGCTATTCGTCGGACGAACAGTGACGCAATTGCATTGGGGCGGCGGGACACCAACCTACCTGAATAAAGTACAAATCAGCCGATTGATGTCGCTGCTGCGCGAGCTGTTTTCTTTTTCCGATCAGGCTGAGCTGTCGCTTGAAGTCGATCCGCGAGAAATTGAGCTGGACGTCCTCGATCATCTGCGGGCTGAAGGGTTCAACCGCCTTAGCATGGGCGTGCAGGATTTTAATAAAGACGTTCAGAAGCTGGTCAATCGCGAGCAGGATGAAGACTTTATTTTTGCCCTTATTGAGCGGGCAAAGGCGCTTGGCTTCACCTCAACCAATATCGATTTGATTTACGGCCTGCCGAAACAAACGCCGGAAAGCTTCGCTTTTACGCTACAGCGCGTTGCGGAATTAAACCCGCACCGGCTTAGCGTCTTTAACTATGCGCATTTACCCAGCCTGTTCGCCGCGCAGCGCAAGATTAAAGAAGCGGATTTACCGAGCGCGGAGCAAAAGCTGGATATTCTGCAACAGACGATTGGGTCACTGACGGAATCGGGCTATCAGTTTATCGGTATGGATCACTTTGCTCGTCCAGATGATGAGCTGGCGGTGGCGCAGCGCGAAGGGAAGCTGCATCGCAATTTCCAGGGCTATACGACGCAGGGCGATAGCGATCTTCTCGGTATGGGCGTTTCGGCGATTAGTATGATCGGTGATAGCTATGCTCAGAACCAGAAAGAGCTGAAGCAGTATTATGCGCAGGTCAAAGACCAAGGAAATGGTTTGTGGCGTGGATTACAGCTGACGCGTGATGACTGTCTCCGCCGCGATGTGATTAAGACGCTTATTTGTAATTTCCAGCTCAGCTATGCACCCATTGAAGCGGAATATGCTATCGATTTTAAAACCTACTTTGAGCAGGACTTAGCGCTGCTGGCACCGCTGGTGGCCGATGGGCTGGTTGATAGTCAGGAAGACGGGCTGGTGGTGACGCCGAAAGGACGTCTGCTGATTCGCAATATCTGCATGTGCTTTGATGTCTATCTACGTAACAAGCTCAGAACACAGCAATTTTCCCGCGTGATTTAG
- a CDS encoding YshB family small membrane protein — protein MLDSLISAATLSVATHGAEIGSAASHSPQAAIAAVLCAALINFFS, from the coding sequence ATGCTGGACTCATTGATTTCCGCTGCAACACTTTCTGTTGCAACACATGGCGCTGAAATTGGCTCCGCGGCAAGCCATTCGCCGCAGGCTGCTATTGCCGCCGTTTTGTGTGCCGCACTGATTAACTTCTTTAGTTAA
- the glnG gene encoding nitrogen regulation protein NR(I) — protein sequence MQRGIVWIVDDDSSIRWVLERALAGAGLTCATFENGNQVLHALATQTPDVLLSDIRMPGMDGLALLQQIKQRHPMLPVIIMTAHSDLDAAVSAYQQGAFDYLPKPFDIDEAVALVERAISHYLEQQQPVRNQPINGPTTDIIGEAPAMQDVFRIIGRLSRSSISVLINGESGTGKELVAHALHRHSPRTKAPFIALNMAAIPKDLIESELFGHEKGAFTGANQIRQGRFEQADGGTLFLDEIGDMPLDVQTRLLRVLADGQFYRVGGYAAVKVDVRIIAATHQNLEQRVQEGKFRDDLFHRLNVIRVHLPPLRERREDIPRLARYFLQATAKELGVEPKNLHPEAETALTRLPWPGNVRQLENTCRWLTVMAAGQEVLIQDLPPELFETTAPDSTVHILPDSWATLLAQWADRALRSGHQNLLAEAQPEMERTLLTTALRHTQGHKQEAARLLGWGRNTLTRKLKELGME from the coding sequence ATGCAACGAGGGATAGTCTGGATTGTCGATGACGATAGCTCCATCCGTTGGGTGCTTGAGCGCGCGCTTGCTGGTGCGGGTTTAACCTGTGCAACGTTTGAGAACGGAAATCAGGTACTGCATGCGCTGGCGACACAAACGCCTGACGTTCTGCTGTCCGACATCCGTATGCCAGGAATGGATGGATTAGCGCTCTTACAGCAAATCAAACAGCGCCACCCAATGCTCCCGGTCATCATTATGACGGCACATTCCGATTTGGATGCCGCAGTTAGCGCTTATCAACAGGGTGCGTTCGACTATTTGCCGAAGCCATTCGATATTGATGAAGCCGTTGCGCTGGTTGAGCGCGCGATCAGCCATTATCTGGAACAGCAGCAGCCGGTACGTAACCAACCGATCAACGGTCCGACAACGGACATTATCGGCGAAGCCCCTGCGATGCAGGATGTCTTTCGCATCATCGGCCGCCTGTCTCGCTCGTCGATAAGCGTACTGATTAATGGCGAATCGGGAACCGGTAAAGAGCTGGTAGCACACGCCCTGCATCGCCACAGCCCGCGTACCAAAGCCCCTTTTATCGCACTGAATATGGCGGCCATACCCAAGGATCTGATCGAATCAGAACTGTTCGGCCATGAAAAAGGCGCGTTTACGGGCGCAAACCAGATTCGTCAGGGCCGCTTTGAGCAAGCCGATGGCGGTACACTGTTTCTGGATGAAATCGGCGATATGCCGCTAGACGTACAAACACGTCTGTTACGCGTATTGGCAGACGGGCAGTTTTATCGCGTTGGCGGTTATGCTGCGGTAAAAGTGGATGTTCGTATTATCGCGGCAACGCACCAAAATCTTGAACAACGCGTGCAGGAAGGCAAATTCCGCGATGACCTGTTTCATCGCCTGAATGTGATCCGCGTTCATCTGCCACCACTACGTGAACGTCGGGAAGATATCCCCCGCCTGGCGCGTTATTTCTTGCAGGCTACGGCCAAAGAGCTGGGCGTCGAGCCGAAGAATCTGCATCCAGAAGCGGAAACCGCGCTAACTCGTTTACCGTGGCCTGGCAACGTGCGCCAATTGGAAAACACCTGTCGCTGGTTGACCGTCATGGCCGCAGGTCAGGAAGTACTTATTCAGGATCTGCCTCCTGAACTGTTCGAGACCACCGCGCCGGATTCCACCGTGCATATTCTGCCGGACAGTTGGGCAACGCTGTTGGCACAATGGGCCGATCGCGCGCTGCGTTCCGGTCATCAAAACCTGCTAGCGGAAGCACAACCGGAAATGGAAAGAACGCTGCTTACGACAGCATTACGGCATACGCAGGGGCATAAACAGGAAGCGGCAAGGTTGCTGGGATGGGGTAGAAATACCCTGACGCGTAAATTAAAAGAGCTGGGAATGGAGTAG
- the glnL gene encoding nitrogen regulation protein NR(II) — protein sequence MATGTLPDAGQILNSLINSILLLDNDLAIHYSNPAAQQLLAQSSRKLSGTPLPDLLGYFSLNIDLLRESLDSGQGFTDNEVTIVVDGKAHIMSLTAQRVQNDFILLEMAPMDNQRRLSQEQLQHAQQQAARDLVRGLAHEIKNPLGGLRGAAQLLAKALPDPALTEYTKVIIEQADRLRNLVDRLLGPQQPGLHVTQSIHQVAERVCQLVSLEKPDNVTLVKDYDPSLPELTHDPDQIEQVLLNITRNALQALGEEGGTITIRTRTAFQLTLHGVRYRLAARIDVEDDGPGVPAQLQDTLFYPMVSGREGGTGLGLSIARSLIDQHSGKIEFNSWPGHTEFSVYLPIRQ from the coding sequence ATGGCAACAGGCACGCTGCCCGATGCTGGGCAGATCCTAAATTCCCTGATAAACAGCATCTTATTGCTGGATAACGATCTGGCGATTCACTATTCCAACCCGGCAGCACAGCAATTACTGGCACAAAGTTCGCGTAAATTATCCGGCACGCCGCTGCCCGATTTGCTGGGATACTTTTCTCTGAATATCGATTTACTGCGTGAAAGTCTGGATTCAGGACAAGGTTTTACGGATAACGAAGTCACCATCGTCGTAGATGGCAAAGCGCACATCATGTCGCTCACCGCTCAGCGGGTACAAAACGATTTTATCCTACTGGAAATGGCGCCGATGGATAACCAGCGCCGTCTCAGTCAGGAACAGCTTCAACATGCGCAGCAGCAGGCCGCACGTGATTTGGTCCGAGGCCTGGCGCATGAGATAAAAAATCCGCTTGGCGGATTGCGCGGTGCCGCACAGTTGCTTGCCAAAGCATTGCCCGATCCGGCGTTGACGGAATACACCAAGGTCATTATCGAACAGGCGGATCGCCTGCGTAATCTGGTTGATCGCCTGCTCGGGCCACAGCAGCCCGGCTTGCACGTCACCCAAAGCATCCACCAGGTCGCTGAACGCGTTTGCCAGCTTGTCTCTCTGGAAAAGCCCGATAACGTGACGCTGGTGAAAGACTATGACCCCAGCCTGCCGGAACTGACGCACGACCCCGATCAGATTGAACAGGTACTGCTGAATATTACCCGCAATGCTCTACAAGCGCTGGGCGAGGAAGGCGGGACGATTACGATACGTACCCGCACGGCTTTTCAGCTCACGTTACACGGTGTGCGCTATCGTCTCGCCGCTCGAATTGACGTGGAAGATGACGGCCCCGGCGTACCCGCTCAGCTACAGGACACGCTGTTTTACCCGATGGTGAGCGGACGCGAAGGAGGCACCGGTTTAGGGCTTTCCATCGCCCGCAGTCTTATCGACCAGCACTCCGGTAAAATTGAATTTAACAGTTGGCCAGGACACACCGAATTCTCGGTTTATCTGCCTATTCGCCAGTGA